Proteins from a single region of Pseudomonas quebecensis:
- a CDS encoding 3-hydroxybutyrate dehydrogenase codes for MTTLNGKTALVTGSTSGIGLGIALSLAKAGANLILNGFGDASAVIAQVQAYGGQVGHHPADVSDPAQIADMFAYAEREFGGVDILVNNAGIQHVAAVEDFPAERWDAIIAINLSSVFHSTRLGLPGMKAKGWGRIVNIASVHGQVGSVGKAAYVAAKHGVIGLTKVVGLETAPSNVTCNAICPGWVLTPLVQKQIDDRIAQGVDPQQAQHDLLAEKQPSLEFVTPSQLGELVLFLCSEAGAQVRGAAWNIDGGWLAQ; via the coding sequence ATGACGACATTGAATGGCAAGACCGCCCTGGTTACCGGCTCCACCAGCGGCATCGGCCTGGGTATCGCGCTGAGCCTGGCCAAGGCCGGCGCCAACCTGATCCTCAATGGCTTTGGCGATGCCAGCGCGGTAATCGCCCAGGTGCAAGCCTATGGCGGCCAGGTCGGCCACCATCCGGCGGACGTCAGCGATCCGGCGCAGATCGCCGACATGTTCGCCTACGCCGAGCGTGAGTTCGGCGGCGTGGACATTCTGGTGAACAACGCCGGCATCCAGCATGTGGCGGCGGTCGAAGACTTCCCGGCCGAGCGCTGGGACGCGATCATCGCGATCAACCTGTCGTCGGTGTTCCACAGCACACGCTTGGGCCTGCCGGGCATGAAGGCCAAGGGCTGGGGGCGTATCGTCAATATTGCCTCGGTGCACGGCCAGGTCGGTTCGGTGGGCAAGGCCGCTTATGTGGCGGCCAAGCACGGCGTGATCGGCCTGACCAAAGTGGTGGGCCTGGAGACCGCCCCCAGCAACGTAACCTGCAACGCGATCTGCCCCGGCTGGGTGTTGACGCCGCTGGTGCAAAAGCAGATCGACGACCGCATTGCCCAAGGCGTGGACCCGCAGCAGGCGCAGCATGATCTGCTGGCGGAGAAACAGCCGTCGCTGGAGTTCGTGACCCCGTCGCAACTGGGCGAGCTGGTGCTGTTCTTGTGCAGCGAGGCCGGCGCCCAGGTGCGTGGTGCGGCATGGAATATCGATGGGGGCTGGCTGGCCCAATAG
- a CDS encoding GntP family permease, giving the protein MSVIIALAALALLMLAAYRGYSVILFAPIAALGAVLLTDPSAVAPAFTGVFMEKMVGFIKLYFPVFLLGAVFGKLIELSGFSRSIVAAAIRLLGTRQAMLVIVLVCALLTYGGVSLFVVVFAVYPFAAEMFRQSNIPKRLIPATIALGAFSFTMDALPGTPQIQNIIPSTFFNTTAWAAPWLGLIGTIFVFCAGMLYLARQRNKAQRAGEGYGTDLRNEPETAENLALPNPWIALSPLILVGVMNLLFTHWIPQWYGKTHSLSLPGMSAPVTTEIAKLTAIWAVQAALLVGIIVVLVFGFSAIKSKLAEGSKSAVSGALLAAMNTASEYGFGAVIASLPGFLVLADWLKGIPNPLVNEAITVTLLAGITGSASGGMSIALAAMSESFIAAAHAANIPLEVLHRVAAMASGGMDTLPHNGAVITLLAVTGLTHREAYKDIFGITIIKTLAVFVVIGTFYATGIV; this is encoded by the coding sequence ATGAGTGTGATCATTGCCCTGGCAGCCCTCGCGTTGCTGATGCTGGCTGCCTACCGTGGCTATAGCGTTATCCTGTTCGCCCCCATCGCCGCACTTGGCGCGGTGCTGCTGACCGACCCTTCCGCCGTCGCCCCTGCCTTTACCGGGGTGTTTATGGAAAAAATGGTCGGCTTTATCAAACTGTATTTCCCCGTGTTCCTGCTCGGTGCGGTATTCGGCAAGTTGATTGAGTTGTCGGGCTTCTCGCGTTCGATCGTGGCGGCGGCGATCCGTTTGCTCGGCACGCGCCAGGCGATGCTGGTGATCGTGCTGGTCTGCGCCCTGCTCACCTACGGCGGCGTGTCGCTGTTTGTGGTGGTATTCGCGGTGTACCCGTTCGCGGCGGAGATGTTCCGCCAGAGCAATATCCCCAAGCGCCTGATCCCGGCGACCATCGCCCTGGGTGCGTTTTCCTTCACCATGGACGCCCTGCCCGGCACGCCGCAGATCCAGAACATCATCCCCAGCACGTTCTTCAACACCACCGCCTGGGCGGCGCCGTGGCTGGGGCTGATCGGCACGATCTTCGTGTTCTGCGCCGGCATGCTCTACCTGGCACGCCAACGCAACAAGGCCCAGCGCGCCGGGGAAGGCTACGGCACCGACCTGCGCAACGAGCCGGAAACCGCTGAGAACCTGGCGCTGCCCAACCCGTGGATCGCGCTGTCGCCGCTGATCCTGGTAGGCGTGATGAACCTGCTGTTCACCCACTGGATTCCGCAGTGGTACGGCAAGACCCACAGCCTCAGCCTGCCTGGCATGAGCGCGCCGGTGACCACCGAGATTGCCAAGCTCACGGCGATCTGGGCGGTGCAGGCGGCGCTGCTGGTGGGGATTATCGTGGTGCTGGTGTTCGGCTTCTCGGCCATCAAGAGCAAACTCGCCGAAGGCAGCAAGAGCGCGGTCAGCGGTGCGTTGCTGGCGGCGATGAACACCGCGTCGGAATACGGCTTCGGTGCGGTCATCGCTTCGTTGCCGGGCTTTCTGGTGCTGGCGGACTGGCTTAAGGGCATCCCCAACCCGTTGGTCAACGAGGCGATCACTGTGACGTTGCTGGCCGGTATCACCGGTTCCGCCTCGGGCGGCATGAGCATCGCCCTGGCGGCGATGTCCGAGAGTTTTATCGCGGCGGCCCACGCGGCCAATATCCCCCTTGAAGTGCTGCACCGGGTCGCGGCCATGGCCAGTGGCGGCATGGACACCCTGCCCCACAACGGCGCGGTGATCACCCTGCTGGCGGTCACCGGCCTGACCCACCGCGAAGCCTACAAGGATATTTTCGGCATCACGATTATCAAGACCCTTGCGGTGTTCGTGGTGATCGGTACTTTCTATGCCACTGGCATTGTATGA
- a CDS encoding sigma-54 interaction domain-containing protein, protein MNLTDNLTDYQQVRGLAIQSLFEIIEQSSEGTVIVDRDANIVWMNERYARRFGLKSAEEAIGQPCEQVISNSLLRQVVRTDRPILLDIQDTPKGPLVVMRLPIHNDAGAVIGAIGFALFDELRNLSPLIERYLSMQQELASTRSLLRSRQSKYTFAHFIGTSAASLEVKRRARRSAKAESPVLLLGETGTGKELLAQAIHGASSRAHKAFVSINSAAIPHDLLEAEFFGTAPGAFTGADRKGRSGKFQIAEGGTLFLDEIGDMPLPLQSKLLRVLQEKEFEPVGSNEMLHSDVRVIAATSMDLEAAIKRGQFRADLYYRLNVLPIQVPPLRERLEDIPALSEAILEELRSHHELDREALALLAQHAWPGNIRELRNVLERAALLSDDLVLNAEEVRAAIGTFSPVARSNAVAAVEGESYNAARERFDRQVIVAALKGCEGNVVEAAKRLGLGRSTLYKKMVALDITQSLNRDKHLNK, encoded by the coding sequence ATGAACCTCACCGATAACCTCACCGATTACCAACAGGTACGCGGGCTGGCGATCCAGTCGCTGTTCGAGATCATCGAGCAGTCCAGCGAAGGCACGGTGATTGTCGACCGTGATGCCAACATCGTGTGGATGAACGAGCGCTACGCCAGGCGCTTCGGTCTCAAGAGCGCCGAAGAGGCCATCGGCCAACCGTGCGAACAAGTGATCTCAAACAGTTTGCTGCGCCAGGTGGTGCGCACCGACCGGCCGATCCTGCTGGATATCCAGGACACGCCCAAAGGCCCGCTGGTGGTGATGCGCCTGCCGATTCACAACGATGCCGGCGCGGTGATCGGCGCCATCGGCTTCGCGCTGTTCGATGAGCTGCGCAACTTGTCGCCCCTGATCGAGCGCTACCTGAGCATGCAGCAGGAACTGGCCTCCACCCGCTCGTTGCTGCGCTCACGCCAGAGCAAGTACACCTTCGCGCATTTTATCGGCACCAGTGCCGCGAGCCTGGAGGTCAAACGCCGGGCGCGGCGCAGTGCAAAGGCCGAGTCGCCCGTATTGCTGCTGGGGGAAACCGGCACCGGCAAGGAGCTGCTGGCCCAGGCCATTCATGGTGCGTCGTCGCGGGCGCACAAGGCGTTCGTGAGCATCAACAGCGCGGCGATCCCCCATGACCTGCTGGAAGCCGAATTTTTCGGCACGGCACCTGGCGCGTTTACCGGGGCGGACCGCAAGGGTCGCTCCGGCAAGTTCCAGATCGCCGAGGGCGGTACGTTGTTTCTGGATGAAATCGGCGATATGCCGCTGCCGCTGCAAAGCAAACTGCTGCGGGTGTTGCAGGAAAAGGAATTCGAACCGGTCGGCTCCAACGAGATGCTGCACAGTGATGTGCGGGTGATCGCGGCCACATCGATGGACCTTGAAGCGGCAATCAAGCGCGGCCAGTTTCGCGCAGACCTGTACTACCGCCTGAACGTGCTGCCCATCCAGGTGCCGCCCCTGCGCGAACGCCTGGAAGATATTCCGGCGCTCAGCGAGGCGATCCTCGAAGAACTGCGCAGCCACCACGAACTGGACCGCGAGGCCCTGGCCCTGCTGGCCCAGCATGCCTGGCCGGGGAATATCCGCGAGTTGCGCAATGTGCTGGAGCGCGCGGCGCTGTTGAGCGATGACCTGGTATTGAACGCCGAGGAAGTCCGCGCGGCGATCGGCACCTTCAGTCCGGTGGCGCGTAGCAATGCCGTGGCGGCGGTAGAAGGCGAAAGCTACAACGCGGCGCGAGAGCGGTTTGACCGGCAGGTGATTGTGGCGGCGCTCAAAGGGTGTGAAGGCAATGTGGTGGAGGCGGCTAAGCGGTTGGGGCTGGGGCGATCGACGTTGTACAAGAAGATGGTGGCCCTGGACATTACGCAATCTCTAAATAGAGACAAGCATCTCAATAAATAG
- a CDS encoding ABC transporter ATP-binding protein: protein MNLIEIRDLCVAFNGQAVVRNLSLEVRPGECLALVGESGSGKSVTAHSILQLLPEAGSATTGSVKYRGKELVGAPATTLQKLRGNRIAMIFQEPMTSLNPLHSIEKQIGETLLLHKGLGGRAAQARILELLELVGIQKPRERLKAYPHQLSGGQRQRVMIAMALACEPELLIADEPTTALDVTVQRKILLLLKSLQQRLGMSLLLISHDLNLVRSIAQRVCVMHAGEIVEQAECQALFSAPQHPYSRLLLDAEPAGDALCSEERETVLQVDDLSVQFRLGGGLFRRKTYLRAVDGISLSVQRGKTLGIVGESGSGKSTLGQAILRLLDSHGGICFQGHALEALSHQQMRPWRKQMQVVFQDPYGSLSPRMSVQQIISEGLEVHAPCSLAEREAQVIQVLKDVGLDPASRHRYPHEFSGGQRQRIAIARALVLKPALMLLDEPTSALDRTVQKQVVALLRELQEKYGLTYLFISHDLAVVRAMAHDMIVIKDGQVVERGASHDLFESPQHPYTKELMAAAHIPL from the coding sequence ATGAACCTGATCGAGATCCGCGACCTCTGCGTCGCCTTCAACGGCCAGGCCGTGGTACGCAACTTGAGCCTGGAGGTGCGCCCCGGCGAGTGCCTGGCGCTGGTGGGCGAATCGGGCTCGGGCAAGTCAGTGACCGCCCATTCGATTCTGCAACTGTTGCCTGAAGCCGGCAGCGCCACCACCGGCTCGGTGAAATATCGCGGCAAGGAACTGGTGGGAGCGCCTGCGACGACCTTGCAGAAACTGCGCGGCAACCGCATCGCCATGATTTTCCAGGAGCCGATGACCTCCCTCAACCCGCTGCACAGCATCGAAAAACAGATCGGTGAAACCCTGTTGCTGCACAAGGGCCTGGGCGGCAGGGCGGCGCAGGCGCGCATCCTGGAATTGCTTGAGCTGGTCGGTATCCAGAAGCCCAGGGAACGCCTTAAGGCCTATCCCCATCAGTTGTCCGGCGGCCAGCGTCAGCGGGTGATGATTGCGATGGCCCTGGCATGCGAGCCGGAGCTGCTGATAGCCGATGAACCGACCACCGCGCTGGATGTGACCGTGCAGCGCAAGATTCTGCTGCTGCTCAAATCCCTGCAGCAACGCCTGGGCATGTCGCTGCTGTTGATCAGCCATGACCTCAACCTGGTGCGCAGCATCGCCCAACGGGTGTGCGTGATGCACGCCGGCGAGATCGTCGAGCAGGCCGAATGCCAGGCGCTGTTCAGCGCGCCGCAGCACCCTTACAGCCGCCTGCTGCTGGATGCCGAACCGGCGGGCGACGCCCTGTGCAGCGAGGAGCGCGAGACGGTGTTGCAAGTGGATGACCTGAGCGTGCAGTTCCGCCTCGGCGGCGGGCTGTTTCGGCGCAAAACCTACCTGCGCGCGGTAGACGGCATCAGCCTCAGCGTGCAACGTGGCAAGACCCTGGGCATCGTCGGTGAATCCGGCTCGGGCAAATCAACCCTCGGCCAGGCGATCCTGCGCCTGCTGGACTCACACGGCGGCATATGCTTCCAGGGCCACGCCCTAGAAGCCCTCAGCCATCAACAGATGCGCCCGTGGCGCAAGCAGATGCAGGTGGTGTTCCAGGACCCTTACGGCAGCCTCAGCCCGCGCATGTCAGTGCAGCAGATCATCAGCGAAGGTCTCGAAGTGCATGCCCCTTGCAGCCTGGCCGAGCGCGAAGCGCAGGTCATCCAGGTGCTCAAGGATGTGGGCCTGGACCCTGCCAGCCGGCATCGCTACCCCCACGAGTTTTCCGGCGGCCAGCGCCAGCGCATCGCTATCGCCCGCGCACTGGTGCTCAAGCCGGCGCTGATGCTGCTGGACGAACCCACCTCCGCTCTGGACCGCACCGTGCAGAAACAAGTCGTGGCGCTGCTGCGTGAACTGCAGGAAAAATACGGCCTGACGTACCTGTTTATCAGCCATGACCTGGCCGTGGTGCGGGCCATGGCCCACGACATGATCGTGATCAAGGACGGCCAGGTGGTGGAGCGCGGCGCCAGCCATGACCTATTCGAGTCACCGCAGCACCCCTACACCAAGGAACTGATGGCAGCGGCGCATATCCCGCTGTAG